In the Nitrospinota bacterium genome, one interval contains:
- the mutS gene encoding DNA mismatch repair protein MutS, whose translation MSKDTTPLMRQYLGIKKNYSDCILFFRMGDFYEMFYEDAKIAARTMNVALTSRSKERDEPMCGVPYHALTTYLSRMVNAGFKVAICEQVEDPKEAKGLVAREVVRVVTPGTLTEDYLLNEKEANNLVALCEEDGLVGLASVDLSTGTFDAQEFDGEKRFEKVMDELVRLAPKEIVVPDSMKNGSPLAGSLENSDLKLEKFDFVNFDSDEARKRLCELLGVSSLEGFGLANRIAAIGAAGGAVGYIAKQSPGGLSSLTSIRYLHAGEEMEMDAATTRNLELVSNLSDGSRDGTLLEVLDRTKTPMGARLLRNRILKPLKKKETILKRQELVTVFFQNFRESASLQAILERVSDFQRASSRIAGKNFNPRDFSSLKNSVALLPGIIGTVKGLDSGVISDLSARWDNLDELRALLEGAVSDNHPATFKDIGFINEGYSAELDELRSFSQKSADAIKDMEQAEKEKTGISSLKFGYNRIHGYYIEITKKHSGKAPDGWIKKQELLNCERYVSPELKEIEEKLATSEERARTMEAKLVEELRDETLKFLTRIGEAAHMVARLDVAVSLAETARLNNYCKPELTENSELYLEASRHPVIERLMTEENFVPNDVTLGDGGETLKIITGPNMAGKSTYLRQSALAVLMAQMGGYIAATSGVVGIADRIFTRVGAQDRLQKGLSTFMVEMVETANILNNATKSSFIILDEIGRGTSTFDGISIAWAVAEHLAHLKARTLFASHYHELTDMAESMEGVANYNVSAKEYHDRLIFMRKIEKGPADKSYGIQVGRLAGLPPAVLESARRVLADLEKMEFAPDGKPALRVKERSREGKKEKEQISLFDARHHPVIDTLKNTDLDNMTPVEALALIDRLKRLLD comes from the coding sequence ATGAGTAAAGATACAACACCGCTGATGCGGCAGTACCTCGGAATAAAAAAGAACTATTCGGACTGCATCCTCTTTTTCCGCATGGGGGATTTTTACGAGATGTTCTACGAGGACGCGAAGATCGCCGCGAGAACCATGAATGTAGCCCTTACCTCAAGAAGCAAGGAGAGGGATGAGCCGATGTGCGGCGTTCCATATCACGCTCTCACTACCTATCTTTCAAGAATGGTCAATGCGGGATTCAAGGTCGCCATCTGTGAGCAGGTGGAGGATCCGAAGGAGGCAAAGGGGCTTGTCGCAAGAGAGGTCGTAAGGGTGGTAACGCCCGGAACGCTCACGGAAGATTATCTGCTGAACGAGAAGGAGGCGAACAATCTTGTCGCCCTTTGCGAGGAGGATGGGCTTGTTGGTCTCGCCTCTGTGGATCTCTCGACCGGAACGTTCGACGCGCAGGAATTCGATGGCGAAAAGCGTTTTGAAAAGGTGATGGACGAGCTGGTGCGGCTCGCGCCGAAGGAGATAGTCGTGCCAGACAGCATGAAGAACGGTTCTCCTCTGGCCGGGTCGCTTGAGAATTCCGATCTGAAACTGGAAAAATTCGATTTCGTCAATTTCGATTCGGATGAGGCGCGAAAAAGATTGTGCGAACTTCTCGGAGTGTCATCTCTCGAAGGTTTCGGTCTGGCAAACAGGATAGCCGCCATCGGAGCCGCCGGCGGCGCGGTAGGGTACATCGCCAAACAGAGCCCCGGTGGGCTGAGTTCGTTGACGTCGATAAGGTATCTCCACGCGGGGGAAGAGATGGAGATGGACGCGGCGACAACAAGGAACCTGGAGCTTGTTTCAAACCTCTCGGACGGCTCGCGCGACGGAACACTCCTGGAGGTTCTCGACAGAACAAAGACGCCGATGGGGGCGAGGCTCCTGAGGAACCGGATATTAAAACCGCTCAAGAAAAAGGAGACGATACTCAAAAGGCAGGAGCTCGTCACCGTCTTTTTCCAGAATTTCAGGGAGAGCGCGTCACTGCAGGCGATACTTGAAAGAGTATCCGATTTTCAGCGCGCCTCTTCGCGTATCGCGGGAAAGAATTTCAACCCGCGCGATTTTTCATCGCTTAAAAATTCCGTAGCTCTCCTCCCCGGTATCATAGGCACGGTGAAGGGGCTCGACAGCGGGGTGATAAGCGATCTTTCCGCAAGGTGGGACAATCTCGATGAACTCCGCGCTCTGCTGGAGGGCGCCGTAAGCGACAACCACCCGGCTACGTTCAAGGATATCGGTTTCATAAATGAAGGCTACAGCGCGGAGTTGGACGAGCTTCGGTCGTTCTCGCAAAAATCTGCCGACGCGATAAAGGATATGGAACAGGCGGAGAAGGAGAAGACCGGTATCTCCTCCCTGAAATTCGGCTACAACAGGATACATGGCTACTACATAGAAATAACGAAGAAGCATTCCGGCAAGGCGCCGGACGGGTGGATAAAAAAACAGGAGCTTCTCAACTGCGAGCGGTATGTATCGCCGGAGCTGAAGGAGATAGAGGAGAAACTTGCCACATCCGAAGAGCGAGCGCGCACAATGGAGGCGAAGCTTGTGGAGGAGCTGAGGGATGAAACATTGAAGTTCCTCACCCGCATCGGCGAGGCCGCGCATATGGTCGCCAGGCTGGATGTGGCGGTATCGCTCGCAGAAACGGCGCGCCTGAACAATTACTGCAAACCTGAGCTGACGGAAAATTCCGAACTCTATCTCGAAGCGTCGCGCCACCCGGTCATCGAACGTCTGATGACGGAGGAGAACTTCGTTCCAAACGACGTAACGCTTGGCGACGGGGGGGAGACGCTGAAGATTATCACCGGGCCGAACATGGCGGGAAAATCGACTTATCTCAGGCAGAGCGCGTTGGCTGTGTTGATGGCGCAGATGGGGGGATACATCGCCGCGACAAGCGGAGTGGTCGGGATAGCAGACCGGATATTTACACGCGTAGGCGCGCAGGACAGATTGCAGAAAGGGCTTTCCACTTTCATGGTGGAGATGGTTGAGACCGCGAATATTCTCAACAATGCTACAAAGAGCTCGTTCATTATTCTCGACGAGATAGGGAGAGGGACAAGCACTTTCGACGGAATTTCCATCGCGTGGGCGGTGGCGGAACATCTCGCGCACTTAAAGGCGAGAACGCTTTTCGCATCGCATTACCATGAGCTGACCGACATGGCGGAGTCGATGGAGGGTGTGGCGAACTATAACGTAAGCGCGAAGGAGTACCACGACCGACTGATATTCATGAGGAAGATCGAGAAGGGACCGGCAGATAAAAGTTACGGCATACAGGTGGGGCGGCTCGCTGGACTCCCTCCGGCCGTCCTCGAATCGGCCAGACGAGTCCTTGCCGACCTGGAAAAAATGGAATTCGCCCCCGACGGTAAACCGGCCCTCAGGGTAAAGGAAAGATCGAGGGAGGGGAAAAAGGAGAAGGAGCAGATATCCCTTTTCGACGCGAGGCATCATCCGGTAATTGATACACTTAAAAATACCGACCTTGATAACATGACCCCTGTTGAGGCGCTCGCGCTTATCGACAGGCTAAAGCGGCTTCTCGATTAG
- a CDS encoding metallophosphoesterase codes for MIRFLLFLLIFSTVYFGIHYLVYYRIVNDLRFSEKERKYLRIFMYTAAASFMLGHFFMRIVNSNILFYFGSVWLGAIGLALGLFILRELFLYFFPEHPKELTIITLVLTLFLSLLSIYNASGAPTFKELHIPVKNLPKRLEGYKVVLLSDLHLTRFKSVDWLKNVVEMVNGVSPAVIVITGDLIDDDPEALKEHIDVLKKLKARRGKYAVAGNHEFYVGIEKFEEFLKQSKIHVLRNETKTVSGKLLLMGIDDPAGNTYRDYETVLKAMLTDDSKGKIKLLLSHRPDPFDKAAELGIDITLAGHMHAGQIPPMSLLVKAVMSYPFGYFRNDGSSLYTTSGTSTWGPPMRLGTESEIVLFVFEPAGK; via the coding sequence TTGATCAGGTTTTTATTGTTCCTCCTCATCTTTTCAACCGTCTATTTCGGAATTCACTACCTTGTCTATTACAGGATAGTGAATGATCTCCGGTTTTCGGAAAAAGAGAGAAAATATCTGCGCATCTTCATGTACACAGCCGCCGCTTCGTTCATGCTCGGCCATTTCTTCATGCGGATCGTAAATTCGAACATCCTGTTTTACTTTGGATCGGTATGGCTTGGCGCCATCGGCCTTGCGTTAGGTCTTTTCATATTAAGGGAGCTTTTTCTCTATTTTTTCCCCGAGCACCCAAAGGAGCTGACGATAATCACCCTTGTCTTGACGCTTTTCCTTTCGCTTCTTTCCATATATAACGCTTCGGGGGCGCCCACTTTCAAGGAACTGCATATACCTGTAAAGAATCTCCCGAAGAGGCTGGAGGGATACAAGGTTGTTCTACTCTCCGATCTGCACCTGACTAGGTTTAAATCGGTCGACTGGCTCAAAAATGTGGTCGAGATGGTAAACGGCGTATCGCCGGCCGTGATAGTCATAACCGGGGACCTTATTGACGACGACCCGGAAGCGCTGAAGGAACATATTGATGTGTTGAAAAAATTAAAAGCGCGCAGGGGAAAATACGCTGTCGCGGGCAACCACGAATTCTACGTCGGGATTGAAAAATTCGAGGAATTTCTGAAGCAAAGCAAGATCCATGTTCTTCGCAACGAAACAAAAACAGTTTCGGGAAAACTCCTTTTGATGGGGATAGACGATCCGGCGGGAAATACATACAGGGATTATGAAACGGTGCTAAAGGCGATGCTGACTGATGATTCTAAAGGAAAGATAAAACTCCTTTTGTCTCACAGGCCTGATCCATTCGACAAGGCGGCGGAACTTGGAATAGATATCACCCTCGCCGGCCACATGCACGCAGGGCAGATTCCTCCGATGAGCCTGTTGGTCAAGGCGGTGATGTCGTATCCGTTCGGATATTTCAGGAACGATGGTTCATCCCTCTATACCACTAGCGGAACGTCAACTTGGGGCCCCCCGATGAGGCTCGGCACCGAATCAGAGATAGTCCTTTTCGTGTTCGAGCC
- a CDS encoding HDIG domain-containing protein — protein MAKGKQKKVVRLKGVDARKKDSINGSGKKGWWKRRENLVNFIAGTVVILLSSWFFIPSGLIVSQKFEVGDIVPENIYSPRNILAKDVKGTDNKREAAFNSVPDVYDFSLGHIKEISSRVDEAFNAMREGYMAKSPQAYRHISAELEESELLRFDNTPQALEKRKNYLEILTSYEQTKSFRKLEKSFYQKLGIEYTEDTGKVLRWHHYRPQIAEWVKSILSELLMRGVIENKNDLNIPGRGVSFAADSTAGGDIREAERAVNSLRVDEVYGIKEARSQIRQKALALVSRNHPSLRREVIKICETLLKPNIRYNEEKTAMSRKKAIDAVIPVTTVLKKGELIARSGDRITEEQLLKLNAVRGGLGKGRKAQSVAGTILFITLIVLSSWIYLYHFLPEIGRNRYYLLLFALVFIGQASILKMSSLAASTFALQKSDVVFSSYLFATPFALAPLLIAIFFNREATVLMTLLVTLSTGLMFTSSNVYSWVALAGGITALTHVGRIKIRNDIWRAGLHLVGANIAVIFTGDLLENNLFTEQDTYNLLFGSMSGFMVVTLALTVLPLIERFFPVVSDLKLLELSDLNHPLLSRMAVVAPGTYHHSIVVGNLAEDAAEAVGANPLLVRVGAYFHDIGKMERPDYYIENQKEGKNKHDNLNPSMSSLIITSHVTDGIELAKKYKLIPQVTDMIIEHHGTQTIKYFYQRAKDMEQPSVSAVKEQDFKYPGRKPTSRESAILALADSVEAATRSLQNPNSTRVRQVVYKIIQDRFLDGELDESQLNLRDLKKIGNSFVRILHGIFHYRVKYPEGKEAGENNDNNKIWIDQAEHTEDKNEAADNLGGTG, from the coding sequence ATGGCAAAGGGAAAACAGAAAAAAGTTGTAAGGCTCAAGGGTGTTGACGCCAGAAAGAAGGATTCGATCAACGGCTCCGGGAAAAAGGGGTGGTGGAAAAGGAGGGAAAACCTTGTAAATTTCATCGCCGGTACGGTCGTCATTCTTCTCTCATCATGGTTTTTCATTCCATCGGGCCTGATAGTCTCGCAGAAATTCGAAGTTGGCGACATTGTCCCCGAGAATATCTATTCGCCGAGGAATATACTCGCGAAGGATGTAAAAGGTACTGATAATAAAAGGGAGGCGGCGTTCAATTCCGTTCCCGATGTTTACGATTTCAGTTTAGGACACATAAAGGAGATATCCTCGCGGGTTGACGAAGCGTTCAACGCTATGCGGGAAGGATACATGGCAAAAAGTCCTCAGGCGTACAGGCATATAAGCGCGGAGCTTGAGGAATCGGAACTACTCCGTTTCGACAATACACCGCAGGCGCTGGAGAAGAGGAAAAACTACCTTGAGATACTTACGAGCTACGAACAGACGAAATCGTTCAGGAAGCTGGAAAAATCCTTCTATCAAAAACTCGGCATCGAATATACGGAGGATACCGGCAAGGTATTAAGGTGGCACCATTACAGGCCGCAGATCGCCGAATGGGTAAAGAGTATTCTTTCTGAACTCCTCATGCGCGGCGTTATCGAGAACAAGAACGATCTGAATATCCCCGGAAGAGGCGTTTCATTTGCCGCGGATTCAACTGCCGGCGGTGACATCAGGGAGGCGGAAAGGGCCGTGAACTCCCTTAGGGTTGATGAAGTATACGGAATTAAGGAAGCACGCTCACAGATAAGGCAGAAAGCGCTGGCGCTTGTCTCTCGAAACCACCCGTCGCTGAGAAGGGAGGTCATTAAAATATGTGAAACCCTCCTGAAGCCGAACATCAGGTACAACGAGGAAAAGACCGCAATGAGCCGCAAGAAAGCGATTGACGCGGTGATTCCGGTAACGACCGTTCTGAAAAAAGGGGAGCTTATCGCTAGGAGCGGCGACAGGATTACGGAGGAACAGCTCCTGAAGCTCAATGCCGTGCGTGGCGGACTCGGCAAGGGGAGGAAAGCGCAGTCGGTCGCCGGGACTATTCTCTTCATCACGCTCATAGTCCTCTCTTCATGGATCTATCTTTACCACTTTCTACCGGAGATAGGACGAAACAGGTATTACCTGCTTCTATTCGCACTGGTTTTCATCGGTCAGGCGTCGATATTGAAAATGTCTTCCCTTGCGGCCTCGACGTTTGCCCTCCAGAAATCGGACGTCGTGTTCAGCTCATATCTGTTCGCGACACCGTTCGCCCTCGCCCCGCTTTTGATAGCGATATTCTTCAACAGGGAAGCAACGGTGCTGATGACGCTTCTAGTGACCCTCTCAACGGGATTGATGTTTACATCATCGAACGTATATTCATGGGTGGCGCTCGCGGGGGGTATAACGGCGCTTACCCACGTCGGCAGAATAAAGATAAGGAACGACATCTGGCGGGCCGGTCTCCACCTGGTCGGCGCGAACATCGCCGTGATCTTTACCGGGGATCTTCTTGAGAACAATCTCTTCACGGAACAGGATACATATAATCTTCTTTTCGGATCGATGAGCGGATTTATGGTCGTAACACTGGCCCTCACGGTTCTCCCTTTGATAGAAAGATTTTTCCCCGTTGTGTCGGATCTCAAACTGCTGGAACTTTCCGATCTTAACCATCCTCTCCTTTCGCGGATGGCGGTTGTCGCGCCGGGGACGTATCACCATTCGATAGTTGTGGGCAACCTTGCCGAGGATGCGGCGGAGGCTGTCGGCGCGAATCCCCTTCTTGTGAGGGTCGGAGCATATTTCCACGACATAGGGAAGATGGAGAGGCCCGACTACTACATCGAGAACCAGAAGGAGGGGAAGAACAAGCATGACAACCTCAATCCGTCGATGAGCTCGCTCATCATAACTTCGCATGTGACCGACGGAATTGAGCTCGCCAAAAAGTACAAGCTCATACCGCAGGTGACAGACATGATCATCGAACATCACGGCACGCAGACAATAAAGTATTTCTATCAAAGGGCGAAGGACATGGAACAGCCGAGCGTTTCGGCTGTAAAGGAACAGGATTTCAAGTATCCGGGAAGAAAGCCCACGTCGCGCGAATCCGCCATTCTCGCTCTTGCCGATTCGGTCGAAGCTGCCACCAGGAGCCTGCAGAATCCGAACTCCACGCGGGTAAGACAGGTGGTCTACAAGATCATCCAGGACAGGTTCCTTGACGGCGAGCTGGACGAATCCCAGCTCAACCTCAGGGACCTTAAAAAAATAGGGAATAGCTTTGTGCGCATCCTTCACGGTATATTTCACTACAGAGTCAAATACCCGGAGGGCAAGGAAGCTGGCGAAAATAATGATAACAATAAGATCTGGATTGACCAGGCCGAACATACAGAGGATAAGAACGAGGCTGCGGACAATCTTGGAGGAACTGGGTAA
- the ybeY gene encoding rRNA maturation RNase YbeY has product MEELGNPDGELSILFCGDAEIRGLNREFRGIDKATDVLSFPGGEGPGPKTIGDIAISIPYARRQAKKIGNSNERELLFLLVHGVLHLLGYDHERSKKGAMEMEEMQRKLMLAGYGRS; this is encoded by the coding sequence TTGGAGGAACTGGGTAATCCCGACGGGGAACTCTCCATACTCTTTTGCGGCGACGCTGAAATCAGGGGATTGAACAGGGAATTTCGCGGTATCGACAAGGCTACCGATGTCCTCTCCTTTCCCGGTGGGGAGGGTCCTGGACCGAAAACCATCGGCGATATTGCGATCTCAATTCCGTATGCCAGACGGCAGGCGAAAAAAATAGGGAACTCAAACGAAAGGGAGCTCCTTTTCCTTCTTGTACATGGGGTCTTGCATCTTCTGGGGTACGATCATGAGAGATCGAAAAAGGGGGCAATGGAAATGGAAGAGATGCAGAGAAAACTGATGCTCGCGGGGTACGGAAGATCATGA
- a CDS encoding PhoH family protein: MGSTIADPGSKTVQISEFHHFRELCGVNDEQLRYLQKTFNVEIVARNGSIFISGEEQSVIKLSEMLVQFNELVESGVILSPGELKFFISYFKEHNDVSLKEMFSSDVRIKTKRKVIMPRSLTQRAYIHSLTKTEVVVAIGPAGTGKTYLAMAMAVSELLSKKIARIVLTRPAVEAGENLGFLPGDLNEKITPYLRPLYDAIYDMLGSEKLATMIEHGEIEVAPLAYMRGRTLNDSYIILDEAQNCTTEQMKMFLTRLGTNSRAVVTGDITQIDLPRDRMSGLVQAHNILKGIDGIDIIQFTKKDVVRHPLVEKIVSAYETHEEKNGNSG, encoded by the coding sequence ATAGCGGACCCCGGTAGCAAGACCGTCCAGATCTCGGAGTTTCATCACTTCCGCGAGCTTTGCGGCGTGAACGACGAGCAGTTGCGGTATTTGCAGAAAACATTCAACGTGGAGATAGTTGCGCGAAACGGCTCCATATTCATTTCCGGCGAAGAGCAGAGCGTAATAAAGCTGTCCGAAATGCTGGTGCAGTTCAACGAGCTTGTCGAAAGCGGAGTGATTCTCTCTCCGGGGGAGCTAAAGTTCTTCATCTCCTACTTCAAGGAGCACAACGACGTTTCGCTTAAGGAGATGTTTTCATCCGACGTAAGGATAAAGACCAAGCGAAAGGTCATCATGCCCAGGTCGCTCACTCAGCGAGCGTACATACATTCCCTTACGAAAACCGAAGTAGTCGTGGCTATCGGCCCGGCGGGTACGGGCAAGACATATCTCGCGATGGCGATGGCAGTTTCCGAACTTCTCAGCAAAAAGATCGCCAGAATAGTCCTTACTAGGCCGGCGGTCGAGGCGGGCGAAAACCTCGGATTTCTCCCCGGCGACCTGAACGAGAAGATTACTCCATATCTTCGCCCCCTGTATGACGCCATCTACGATATGCTCGGTTCGGAAAAACTGGCAACCATGATAGAGCATGGCGAAATAGAGGTGGCACCGCTCGCATACATGAGGGGGAGAACCCTGAACGATTCCTACATCATCCTTGATGAGGCGCAGAACTGCACCACGGAACAGATGAAAATGTTTCTCACCAGGCTTGGAACAAATTCCCGCGCGGTAGTCACCGGCGACATAACGCAAATTGATCTTCCGAGGGACAGGATGTCAGGGCTAGTACAGGCGCATAATATTCTAAAGGGGATCGACGGAATAGATATCATCCAGTTCACGAAAAAGGATGTCGTGCGGCATCCGCTGGTGGAAAAGATAGTCTCTGCTTATGAAACTCACGAAGAAAAGAATGGAAACTCCGGATAA
- a CDS encoding HIT domain-containing protein codes for MKQLWAPWRIEYVLREKEKECVFCKMQGEEKDRENSILYRGKTNFIVLNIYPYNNGHLMVIPYRHTSELTGITGEEMDENGRLVQKSVEILQERFKPHGFNIGMNVGSPAGAGIDEHIHMHVVPRWSGDTNFMPVVGEVRVLPQHIRETYDALIESFKGIVL; via the coding sequence ATGAAACAGCTCTGGGCTCCCTGGCGGATAGAGTACGTTCTTCGGGAAAAAGAGAAGGAGTGCGTCTTCTGCAAAATGCAGGGGGAGGAGAAGGACAGGGAAAACTCCATCCTCTACCGGGGGAAAACAAATTTCATCGTGCTCAACATCTATCCTTACAACAACGGTCATTTGATGGTCATTCCGTACAGACATACAAGCGAACTGACCGGCATCACCGGCGAGGAGATGGATGAGAATGGACGCCTTGTTCAAAAAAGCGTCGAGATACTTCAGGAGCGTTTCAAACCGCATGGGTTCAACATCGGGATGAATGTCGGGTCCCCCGCCGGGGCCGGGATTGACGAACATATCCATATGCATGTCGTCCCCAGATGGTCGGGGGATACGAACTTCATGCCGGTCGTAGGCGAGGTGCGCGTCCTTCCCCAGCATATAAGGGAGACATACGACGCGCTCATTGAATCCTTCAAGGGGATAGTGCTCTAA